A single region of the Oncorhynchus kisutch isolate 150728-3 linkage group LG30, Okis_V2, whole genome shotgun sequence genome encodes:
- the dis3l2 gene encoding DIS3-like exonuclease 2, translating into MDPPHQSKGGNRPRDGKRGPSQSTVPHQKDAYARLLSQHHSSKFRSYLDQYVQQQGEERGPSEQRQGLAYSEKQDIPERKRDQAFIECSDSSDFSPSPMKGKGGEESSLSLYMDKLNSRGALQEPERRQGVSDKQRRGERRDTNTSQDGDVESGEEFASLKQRDSQQQQQQQIRNKDHAYKVPTSNQVNKDMSYGASPPKAFSSFPAQAQEKKKSKKKNVPKTNADNKRGGHMYPDFDADMSTSPLNKSKNMQPQGASTPSDKGKKTRGSQGGSKKQVFEAYMTTEDVSHGLKRGELIQGSIRINPKKYHEAFIAAPDGKRDIFLDGTAARNRALNGDVVVVQVLPQEQWKVVKSDSEGVSEPETQSGRSQTPGKKTKRPPSPDVIVEAETEAEEQLAKRVENISLNATEDGIKKDILQRTAKVVYIVEQKHSRAATGFLKFLPDKPFAMFSPVDHRVPRVNVPLPDCPHDFCSRPGDYANILFIVRITSWPDDSNFAEGRLAKTLGQAGEIEPETEGILIEYDVDFSEFSVEVLGCLPQKLPWTIPPEELGNRRDLRKECIFTIDPATARDLDDALSCKPLPDGNFELGVHIADVSYFVEEGNALDFIASRRATSVYMVQKVIPMLPRLLCEELCSLNPLTDRLTFSVIWKITPEGKILSEWFGRSVIRSCVKLSYDHAQSMIEAPDKLFQADELPPCAAEHPMDEIHQAVLNLHAIAKRLRAQRFQGGALRLDQLKLSFTLDRETSMPQGCYVYQYRDSNKLVEEFMLLANMATAHQIYRSFPNKALLRRHPPPQTKMVDDLQEFCDQMGLHIDFSTAGTLHKSLNETLGDDEYTSARKEVLTHMCSRPMQMAMYFCTGVLKEELLFRHYALNVPFYTHFTSPIRRYADVIVHRLLAASLGCGTHLELKGEEVQKQASHCNDKKTASKRVQELSSELFFSVFVKESGPLDSEAMVMGILDQAFDVLVLRYGVQKRIYCKGLHGLETFHFHKVGKKGELTLVWAAEEPGKPSVRQEISIFSLVDVQLRADGAPMKYSAVIKRPNETP; encoded by the exons ATGGAtcctcctcatcaatccaagggagGCAACAGGCCTCGGGATGGCAAACGTGGACCGAGCCAGTCCACTGTCCCTCATCAGAAAGATGCCTATGCCAGACTCCTCAGCCAGCATCACAGCAGCAAGTTCAGATCCTACCTGGACCAGTATGTCCAacaacagggggaagagagagggccGAGCGAACAGAGGCAGGGATTAGCATACAGCGAAAAACAAGACATACCGGAGAGAAAAAGGGACCAGGCGTTTATCGAGTGCTCTGACTCAAGTGACTTCTCGCCTTCGCCTATGAAAGGTAAAGGAGGTGAAGAGAGCTCTCTGTCCTTGTACATGGACAAGCTGAATAGTCGAGGAGCCCTGCAGGAGCcagagaggaggcagggggtTTCCGACAAGCAGCGACGCGGGGAGAGGAGGGACACCAACACCAGTCAGGATGGAGATGTGGAGTCCGGTGAGGAGTTTGCCTCCCTCAAACAGAGGGactcccagcagcagcagcaacaacagataAGAAACAAAGACCATGCTTACAAAGTGCCCACAAGTAACCAAGTGAACAAGGACATGAGTTATGGGGCATCCCCCCCGAAAGCCTTCTCATCTTTCCCAGCTCAGGCGCAAGAGAAGAAGAAGTCCAAGAAGAAGAATGTGCCAAAGACCAACGCAGATAACAAGAGAGGTGGACACATGTATCCTGACTTCGATGCAGACATGTCAACATCCCCCCTTAACAAATCCAAAAACATGCAACCACAAG GTGCCTCTACGCCTTCTGACAAGGGTAAGAAGACTAGAGGAAGCCAAGGAGGATCAAAGAAGCAAGTGTTTGAAGCGTATATGACCACAGAGGACGTTTCCCACGGCCTAAAGAGAGGAGAGCTCATTCAG GGATCCATAAGAATCAACCCCAAAAAGTACCACGAGGCTTTCATTGCAGCACCG GATGGCAAGCGGGATATCTTCCTGGATGGAACCGCAGCCCGCAACAGGGCCCTGAACGGGGATGTGGTAGTGGTGCAAGTTCTCCCTCAGGAGCAGTGGAAG GTTGTGAAGTCAGACAGTGAAGGCGTGAGCGAACCAGAGACCCAGTCTGGGAGGAGCCAGACACCAGGAAAGAAGACCAAACGCCCCCCCAGTCCTGATGTCATTGTGGAAGCCGAGACTGAAGCTGAGGAACAACTGGCCAAGAGGGTGGAGAACATCAGCCTCAACGCCACAG AAGATGGAATTAAAAAAGATATACTCCAAAGGACTGCTAAG GTGGTGTACATAGTGGAGCAGAAGCACTCGCGGGCTGCCACAGGCTTCCTCAAGTTCCTCCCGGACAAACCCTTTgccatgttctctcctgttgacCACCGTGTTCCACGGGTAAATGTTCCCCTGCCAGATTGCCCCCACGACTTTTGCTCCCGCCCGGGAGACTACGCCAATATCCTGTTCATCGTCCGCATTACCAGCTGGCCAGATGACAGCAACTTTGCAGAGGG TCGACTTGCTAAGACTCTGGGCCAGGCTGGGGAGATTGAGCCGGAGACCGAGGGCATCTTGATAGAGTACGACGTGGACTTCTCCGAGTTCTCTGTCGAGGTGCTGGGCTGCCTGCCCCAGAAGCTGCCCTGGACCATCCCCCCTGAGGAGTTAGGCAACAGGAGAGACCTGAG GAAAGAATGCATATTCACAATTGACCCAGCTACCGCCAGAGACCTGGACGATGCGTTGTCTTGCAAACCACTGCCTGACG GCAACTTTGAGCTGGGCGTCCACATTGCTGATGTGAGTTATTTCGTGGAAGAAGGCAATGCGCTGGACTTCATCGCCAGTCGGCGAGCCACCAGTGTCTACATGGTTCAAAAG GTGATCCCCATGTTGCCTCGTCTGCTGTGTGAGGAGCTGTGCAGTCTAAACCCCCTGACTGACAGACTCACCTTCTCCGTCATCTGGAAGATCACCCCTGAGGGCAAG ATCCTGAGTGAGTGGTTCGGTCGCTCGGTGATCCGCTCGTGCGTCAAGCTGAGCTACGACCACGCCCAGAGCATGATCGAGGCCCCCGACAAGCTGTTCCAGGCAGACGAGCTGCCCCCCTGTGCCGCCGAGCACCCCATGGACGAGATCCACCAGGCCGTGCTCAACCTGCACGCCATCGCCAAGAGGCTCCGTGCCCAGCGCTTTCAGGGTGGTGCCCTGCGCCTTGACCAG TTGAAGCTGTCTTTCACGCTAGACAGAGAGACCAGCATGCCCCAGGGATGCTATGTCTACCAGTACAGAGACAGCAACAA GTTGGTAGAGGAGTTCATGTTGCTGGCCAACATGGCCACGGCCCACCAGATCTACCGCTCCTTCCCCAACAAGGCCCTGCTGCGACGCCACCCCCCGCCCCAGACCAAGATGGTGGACGACCTGCAGGAGTTCTGCGACCAGATGGGCCTCCACATCGACTTCTCCACGGCCGGGACGCTCCAT AAAAGTTTGAATGAGACTCTTGGCGATGACGAGTACACCAGCGCCAGGAAAGAGGTCCTGACCCACATGTGTTCCAGACCCATGCAG ATGGCTATGTACTTCTGTACAGGTGTGTTGAAGGAGGAACTCCTGTTCCGTCACTACGCCCTCAACGTACCCTTCTACACCCATTTCACCTCGCCCATACGGCGCTACGCTGACGTCATCGTCCACAGGCTGCTGGCCGCCTCTCTTG GCTGTGGTACTCACCTGGAGTTGAAAGGGGAGGAGGTGCAGAAGCAGGCGTCCCACTGCAACGATAAGAAGACGGCCTCTAAGAGAGTCCAGGAGCTCAGCTCAGAGCTGTTCTTCAGTGTGTTCGTCAAG gaGAGTGGTCCTCTGGACTCTGAGGCCATGGTGATGGGAATTCTGGACCAGGCCTTCGACGTCCTCGTGCTGCGCTACGGGGTGCAGAAACGCATCTACTGCAAA GGTCTACATGGCCTGGAGACGTTCCACTTCCACAAGGTGGGGAAAAAGGGGGAGTTGACTCTGGTGTGGGCCGCAGAGGAACCCGGGAAGCCTAGCGTACGGCAG GAGATCTCCATCTTTAGTCTGGTGGATGTGCAGCTGAGGGCAGATGGAGCGCCTATGAAATACAGCGCTGTCATCAAGAGGCCTAATGAGACGCCGTAA